One segment of Carassius auratus strain Wakin chromosome 2, ASM336829v1, whole genome shotgun sequence DNA contains the following:
- the LOC113112909 gene encoding polymeric immunoglobulin receptor-like, which produces MLTYEQKEMFFFFIWFWLILGVERCSSVSYNRLTVKTGGSVTIPCYYDGKYTHQKKYWHSENNKSSTYTNTTEENLSVIDHPDQSLFTVTIRNLQSTKHDGGYYCALKIEGKPTLIYDIYLQVQSAPDVSVMSSSVSGHEGGHISVQCFYTLLRYKNNVKQWCRYKDQRCYTVGRTNTSQNSSVQISDDGRRSFTVLMTGLRLTDSGWYYCSVGEALNPVQLTVIKTEPDKEKDIYNELLTVWLPVSSVLLLSVILISVFIWTWRRRHKQDKQQKREINSSRTTDMIYSKPEDPPIYNDINDENPNDPNKDIIYYSTIDFVPGSEAVKPPEGAIYSIIYSTVDPH; this is translated from the exons ATGCTCACATACGAACAGAaagaaatgttcttctttttcatcTGGTTTTGGCTTATTTTGG gTGTTGAACGCTGCAGCAGTGTGTCATATAATAGATTAACTGTTAAGACTGGAGGATCTGTCACCATCCCATGTTATTATGACGGGAAATACACACATCAGAAGAAATACTGGCATTCAGAAAATAATAAGTCcagtacatacacaaacacaacagaggaGAATCTGTCAGTAATTGATCATCCTGATCAGAGTCTCTTTACTGTGACTATAAGAAACCTGCAGAGCACAAAACATGATGGAGGCTATTATTGTGCTCTGAAGATTGAAGGAAAACCGACTCTCATATATGATATTTATCTCCAGGTTCAATCTG ctcctGATGTGTCTGTGATGAGCAGCAGTGTATCTGGACATGAAGGTGGTCATATCAGTGTTCAGTGTTTCTACACGTTATTAAGATATAAGAATAATGTCAAACAGTGGTGCAGATATAAAGATCAGAGATGTTACACAGTGGGGAGGACTAACACATCCCAGAATTCCTCAGTCCAGATCAGTGATGATGGGAGAAGATCCTTCACTGTGCTGATGACTGGACTGAGACTCACTGATTCTGGCTGGTACTACTGCTCTGTAGGAGAGGCACTGAATCCTGTTCAACTCACTGTAATCAAGACCGaaccagacaaagagaaagacat ATATAATGAACTCCTGACTGTGTGGCTTCCAGTTTCATCTGTACTTCTGCTGTCAGTGATTCTGATCAGTGTTTTCATCTGGACATGGAGACGGAGACACA AACAAGACAAACAGCAAAAAAGAGAGATAAACAGCAGCAGAACCACTGACATG ATCTACTCTAAACCTGAAGATCCTCCGATATACAACGATATAAACGATGAAAACCCAAAT GATCCCAACAAGGACATAATCTACTACAGCACTATTGATTTTGTTCCTGGGAGTGAAGCAGTGAAGCCTCCAGAAGGAGCGATATACAGCATAATATACAGCACTGTGGATCCACACTGA
- the LOC113040118 gene encoding CMRF35-like molecule 3: protein MAAGCSSGDAPSAFKFVESETGSVSRLLMVRTGGSLIIPCYYDKAYAEYKKYWCFDSTASYSSCSILAYANETKGRVSVIDHPDQSFFTVTMRNLQNEDTGAYWCVVEIGGIFVKDSTEQLQIEVQSAPDVSVVNSSVSGHEGGDISVQCFYSSGYQNKLKQWCRYKDQSCYTVGRTNTSQNSSVQISDDGRRSFTVLMTGLRFTDSGWYYCSAGDLHVPVQLNVSDNSQVPFLMVNEPKPEVVTTEGFVRIRFPKPETVSTDTSTEKNMPHREERFCLSQN from the exons atggcagccggatgCAGCAGTGGAGATGccccctcagcttttaagt TTGTTGAGAGTGAAACTGGATCTGTAAGCAGACTGTTAATGGTTCGGACTGGAGGATCGCTCATTATTCCATGTTATTATGACAAGGCATATGCAGAATATAAGAAATACTGGTGCTTTGATTCTACAGCATCATACAGTTCTTGCTCTATTCTAGCATATGCTAATGAAACCAAAGGAAGAGTGTCAGTAATTGATCATCCAGATCAGAGTTTCTTTACTGTGACTATGAGAAACCTGCAGAATGAAGACACTGGAGCTTATTGGTGTGTTGTGGAGATTGGAGGAATATTTGTTAAGGACTCAACAGAGCAGCTTCAAATCGAAGTTCAATCAG ctcctGATGTGTCTGTGGTGAACAGCAGTGTATCTGGACATGAAGGTGGTGATATCAGTGTTCAGTGTTTCTACAGTTCTGGATATCAGAATAAACTCAAACAGTGGTGCAGATATAAAGATCAGAGCTGTTACACAGTGGGGAGGACTAACACATCCCAGAATTCATCAGTCCAGATCAGTGATGATGGGAGAAGATCCTTCACTGTGCTGATGACTGGACTGAGATTCACTGATTCTGGCTGGTACTACTGTTCTGCTGGAGATCTGCACGTTCCTGTTCAACTTAATGTCTCTG ACAATTCACAGGTTCCTTTTCTCATGGTCAATGAACCAAAACCAG AAGTTGTGACCACAGAAGGATTTGTGAGAATTAG gttTCCAAAACCAG AAACAGTTAGCACAGACACTAGCACTGAGAAGAACAT GCCGCACAGAGAGGAGCGTTTCTGTCTGTCACAGAATTAG